The Passer domesticus isolate bPasDom1 chromosome 15, bPasDom1.hap1, whole genome shotgun sequence nucleotide sequence AGCACTATGTGTGAACATGAATTTATGCAAAACTGACATTTGAAAAGAACAGTGGATGTCACCTGGTAATGGTAAATCTGCTTCCCAACTGTCAGAACAGCTGTGGTCTTGTTTGATGCCATTGTGCCCCTAACAGTGCACATCAGCAGAATTCTACTTGTGGGAGAAGTTTATTCACTTTCCTTGTACaattaacaaaatatttcttactCTGAATATAAGCTACAATAAACTTGGAAATTTTCATTAAACTTATTGTTAAAATTAGTAAAGCAGAATCAGTGATTATCTAGATGACTTTGTCAAGtatattggttttttttctccagatttAGAGAAATTTCAAGAAACTCAAGATTCTATAATTCCTTCTGAAGAACCTTTTAAAAGACCAGGTGAGTTTAGAACTCTTGAACTTAAACCTTCCCTTATTTTTTGGAAAAAGGTTCTGTGTTTCTTTCCATACAGAGAAGCTCCTTGTAGGAATCATTCAACAATTTGTGAAGCTGTTCTGAGGGTCTGAGCACAATTCCTGGTTTCTAGATATTAGACTTGGCTTCCTGTAGATATCTAGCTGTAGTACCTGCTTAGCAGCTCAGTGTACTTCAGTGGTTTTATCATCTGTACAGAGAgctccaaaatttttcagtTCATAGATGTGAAAGTGTGTGTTGTGCCTGCACTTCTCAGCTGCAGTTGCATGGGGTAGATCCAGCCCTATGAGCTTTATGGGAATGCTTGTGCTTTCACCATATTGCAATCAGGCACTTGAGCCACCATGAAATGGTGCTGTAGTTTGGGGACTGGTTCCTTCAGTTTGTGTGTGCTCTTTATTTCTCTAGAGCAAGTGGAAAGTTTCTGTTCAGCCCTTAAGGATTATTTCCGAGACACGTGCAGATCTGTGAGCATGGAGCGGGAAGTAAATCTGGATCACCTGTTCATTGATGGGACACTTGTTCAAAGTCAAGCTGAAACCAAGACTGGAAAGAATAGTGCAAAAGCAATGGAAAAGGAGCTGGTAACCTGCAGCCtgcaagagaaggaaaagacagCCATTGATAGAagccaaatatttcaaatcccACAGCGTAAAGACTTGGAGACTAAAGTGATTGTGgtgctgggaaaagcaggaatggGCAAAAGCATTCTTGTTCAGAAGATCTGCCAGGACTGGTCCAATGGAGAGTTTTCTCAGTTTGAATTTGTATTTTGGTTTGACTGCAAACAAATAAGCTTGCCTGAGAAGCAATACAgcctgaaggagctgctgcttgaaTTTTTTGTAAAACCTCAAGAGGGAAGCAAAGAGATCTTTGAGTATATCTTGCAAAATCCTGATAAAGTCCTTCTGATTTTTGATGGTTTTAAAGGGTTGCACGATCACGAGAATTTTCCTCGTTGCTCAGCCAGCCAGCCTGAAAAGGATTTGTGCAGTATAAAGGAGCTGCTTTCAGGACTCATCCAAAAAAAGATACTCAATGGCTGTACTTTATTATTTACAGCAAGACCAAAAGACAAACTGTACCAGTACGTGTCCAAAGTGGATAAGACTATTGAAATTGTAGGATTTTCCCCTCAGCAGAGAGAACTGTACATAACCAAATACTTTGAAGAATCACTCTACTGTGCTAGTGCACTGAAATTAATCAGGGAGTGTGAGTACTTGTTCAGTCATTGTTACAGTCCTGTTATGTgtaggtttgtttgttttctctgtgaGACAGTGCTTGAAATGGGAGAGAAAAGCCTTCCTTCAACTCTTACTGAAGTCTTCCTGAAATTTTTTCAGCAGAAGATAATGTTTATGCAAACAGATGTTACAACCACACAAAATCAAGAGAGTCTTGCTACCCTAGCTCGTGTAGCCTGGTGTCTTGGAGAAAAGCACCAAAGCGCCATGAAAAGTGATCTTATTCCTTCTAAGGAAGTTAAAGAGTTTGCTCTAAAGTATGGGTTTTTCCTGCCATTTGCATTCCCCAGACATTCAGATAGTGAAGAAGAGGAATTTGGGAGCACATTCTCTGATTTTGTCATTCAGAATTTCTTGTGTGCACTTCACCTTTTGTTAGCAGAAGAGCTCAAGGATAAAAATCTAACAAAGTACCTATCTTTTCTATCCAAGAAGAAAAAACCTTATAACTGGTTAGATTTAATGCCTCGATTTTTGGCTGGTTTGATGTTCCTCCAGGATGACCCCTACTTCTGCTCTCTTTCAAATGAGGATGAAAAACAATcaacaaagaaacagaagacaCTCTTGAAATACATCAGAAGGCTGCAGATTAATAGTCTCTGTCCAgagaggctgctggagcttttGTGTTGTGTTTATGAAACACAGAACAATTATCTTCTGCAGCATGTGGCCTTAAGACTCGAGCCAGAGTTGTCTTTTCTGGGCATGGTTCTCACACCACCTGATGTCCATGTACTGCACTCTATTTTGAAAAGGTCAAGAAAAGAGTTTTCCTTGGATTTGCGGAACAGCAGCATTGACATGCAGGGGCTGCAAGCCTTGGTGAGCCTGAGGAATGTGACATCATTCAGGTTGGTCACTCTCTGTACCCCACAGCACCATCCACAGCACTGTGTGTAGATGGCACTTTCATGCAACAACAGCAGTCACATCTGTTGGTTTTGCATGTTTTGTCACTTCACAGGGCTTCTCTCAGTGACACAGTCAGGCTCTGGAAATCTTTAGAACAAAGAAAAGACTACGAACTGCTGAAAGTATCCACAGAGAAATTTGTTCTTGATCCCTTTAAGGCAAAGACAATGAAGGACATCAGTGACCTCTCCGACCTTGTAGAGATGCAGGAGAAGATGATGAATTGGTAGGATCATTTATGATCAAAACTCCTCTTATAGCAATTTATACCAATAGCGGTTTATGAAAACACAGTTTCACCACCAGTGCTGGACAATGGAGTTGTCTGCTTGTCCAGAGGAGAAGTAACTGAGGCAGTGCAAGCTCCTGGGTCATCTCAGGGGGTTCTCCTCCCCCATGTGAGGTGGCTGTCATGGCAGGGACAAGCAATGACAGCACTGAGCAGTCACCAAAACTGCCACTGAAAGGGCCAGCTGTCATTTCTCTTTAATCTCTGAGTATGGCATCTTCCATTTGCTTTCAGTTACAAAACTTGGGCTGATTCTTTCTCCCAGTAGCACCTGGGCATAAAGGAAAGCCTTTGCACAGGTTCCAAATGGCCTGAGTCAGTCCTCTAGCCCAGGAGGTAAAATCTTGTGTTACATGGTCTAGAAACCctgtgctccatccctgctgctgatGTAGTTGGGGGATTGGTTGCAATTAAAAAcatgcagaaataaaattttgggttttgttttggttttttttttaaatgatgacTTCTATTTTAATATGTGTGGAGTACTTTGATTAAAATATAGTCAAAATAGTTTCATGTTTGACAGAAAATAGTTGATTTAGAAAGATGTATTTTCAAGTTTTATTGGAAAAAGAGCAAACAATTGAACTATGAAAGGCAATTATTGGATTGAAATTACTCAGTTGTAGAAAGGTTGGAGCAGAAGTTACTCTGAAGTTTCCTGGTTCCTCAGTTAATGCAACAgtggtttattttctgtaaaaacttgctaacaaattatttttaaagcactgtTTTGGCTGCTAAAATAT carries:
- the CIITA gene encoding MHC class II transactivator isoform X1, whose amino-acid sequence is MGVMTKRQTMDSVFVPENGYLDLLHSDIDPLHLCTFFDPKSSGDEEGDFSTDLEVDASNYEQLNNMDFPYENGDGFYPCCNTTDAYAKIAELVEYVLKDQQEKQVEDIFAGNLILDDIAAENTEKFPDIKMQSCLKRTFLGSPAESYCDASEPKYKKTVEVPAASPGNGSFFAMPLNSHPVSCTSLTNQHMSCSVPAAHGLERSLIIPGLSEPLTSECLPVSVKGYQENPGLAGPPQQIFNFVLENNTSDVLVYPVLTSSMETFMSPSFPVNLCDLEKFQETQDSIIPSEEPFKRPEQVESFCSALKDYFRDTCRSVSMEREVNLDHLFIDGTLVQSQAETKTGKNSAKAMEKELVTCSLQEKEKTAIDRSQIFQIPQRKDLETKVIVVLGKAGMGKSILVQKICQDWSNGEFSQFEFVFWFDCKQISLPEKQYSLKELLLEFFVKPQEGSKEIFEYILQNPDKVLLIFDGFKGLHDHENFPRCSASQPEKDLCSIKELLSGLIQKKILNGCTLLFTARPKDKLYQYVSKVDKTIEIVGFSPQQRELYITKYFEESLYCASALKLIRECEYLFSHCYSPVMCRFVCFLCETVLEMGEKSLPSTLTEVFLKFFQQKIMFMQTDVTTTQNQESLATLARVAWCLGEKHQSAMKSDLIPSKEVKEFALKYGFFLPFAFPRHSDSEEEEFGSTFSDFVIQNFLCALHLLLAEELKDKNLTKYLSFLSKKKKPYNWLDLMPRFLAGLMFLQDDPYFCSLSNEDEKQSTKKQKTLLKYIRRLQINSLCPERLLELLCCVYETQNNYLLQHVALRLEPELSFLGMVLTPPDVHVLHSILKRSRKEFSLDLRNSSIDMQGLQALVSLRNVTSFRASLSDTVRLWKSLEQRKDYELLKVSTEKFVLDPFKAKTMKDISDLSDLVEMQEKMMNCVQEASGCTSYEIPAIRNLRKVEFALGPACGLQGLLKLVKILAAFPSLQHLDLDALSENGIGDEGAKSLSEVFPTLTSLETLNLSQNKITDLGAENLAAALPSLSSLKTLSLYNNSICDFGAENLAKVLPAMKSLRVLDVQYNKITGVGAQQLTDSLRKCPHIKNLVMWNPTIPYGVLEHLHQLDSRISV
- the CIITA gene encoding MHC class II transactivator isoform X2, with the protein product MDSVFVPENGYLDLLHSDIDPLHLCTFFDPKSSGDEEGDFSTDLEVDASNYEQLNNMDFPYENGDGFYPCCNTTDAYAKIAELVEYVLKDQQEKQVEDIFAGNLILDDIAAENTEKFPDIKMQSCLKRTFLGSPAESYCDASEPKYKKTVEVPAASPGNGSFFAMPLNSHPVSCTSLTNQHMSCSVPAAHGLERSLIIPGLSEPLTSECLPVSVKGYQENPGLAGPPQQIFNFVLENNTSDVLVYPVLTSSMETFMSPSFPVNLCDLEKFQETQDSIIPSEEPFKRPEQVESFCSALKDYFRDTCRSVSMEREVNLDHLFIDGTLVQSQAETKTGKNSAKAMEKELVTCSLQEKEKTAIDRSQIFQIPQRKDLETKVIVVLGKAGMGKSILVQKICQDWSNGEFSQFEFVFWFDCKQISLPEKQYSLKELLLEFFVKPQEGSKEIFEYILQNPDKVLLIFDGFKGLHDHENFPRCSASQPEKDLCSIKELLSGLIQKKILNGCTLLFTARPKDKLYQYVSKVDKTIEIVGFSPQQRELYITKYFEESLYCASALKLIRECEYLFSHCYSPVMCRFVCFLCETVLEMGEKSLPSTLTEVFLKFFQQKIMFMQTDVTTTQNQESLATLARVAWCLGEKHQSAMKSDLIPSKEVKEFALKYGFFLPFAFPRHSDSEEEEFGSTFSDFVIQNFLCALHLLLAEELKDKNLTKYLSFLSKKKKPYNWLDLMPRFLAGLMFLQDDPYFCSLSNEDEKQSTKKQKTLLKYIRRLQINSLCPERLLELLCCVYETQNNYLLQHVALRLEPELSFLGMVLTPPDVHVLHSILKRSRKEFSLDLRNSSIDMQGLQALVSLRNVTSFRASLSDTVRLWKSLEQRKDYELLKVSTEKFVLDPFKAKTMKDISDLSDLVEMQEKMMNCVQEASGCTSYEIPAIRNLRKVEFALGPACGLQGLLKLVKILAAFPSLQHLDLDALSENGIGDEGAKSLSEVFPTLTSLETLNLSQNKITDLGAENLAAALPSLSSLKTLSLYNNSICDFGAENLAKVLPAMKSLRVLDVQYNKITGVGAQQLTDSLRKCPHIKNLVMWNPTIPYGVLEHLHQLDSRISV
- the CIITA gene encoding MHC class II transactivator isoform X3 yields the protein MGVMTKRQTMDSVFVPENGYLDLLHSDIDPLHLCTFFDPKSSGDEEGDFSTDLEVDASNYEQLNNMDFPYENGDGFYPCCNTTDAYAKIAELVEYVLKDQQEKQVEDIFAGNLILDDIAAENTEKFPDIKMQSCLKRTFLGSPAESYCDASEPKYKKTVEVPAASPGNGSFFAMPLNSHPVSCTSLTNQHMSCSVPAAHGLERSLIIPGLSEPLTSECLPVSVKGYQENPGLAGPPQQIFNFVLENNTSDVLVYPDLEKFQETQDSIIPSEEPFKRPEQVESFCSALKDYFRDTCRSVSMEREVNLDHLFIDGTLVQSQAETKTGKNSAKAMEKELVTCSLQEKEKTAIDRSQIFQIPQRKDLETKVIVVLGKAGMGKSILVQKICQDWSNGEFSQFEFVFWFDCKQISLPEKQYSLKELLLEFFVKPQEGSKEIFEYILQNPDKVLLIFDGFKGLHDHENFPRCSASQPEKDLCSIKELLSGLIQKKILNGCTLLFTARPKDKLYQYVSKVDKTIEIVGFSPQQRELYITKYFEESLYCASALKLIRECEYLFSHCYSPVMCRFVCFLCETVLEMGEKSLPSTLTEVFLKFFQQKIMFMQTDVTTTQNQESLATLARVAWCLGEKHQSAMKSDLIPSKEVKEFALKYGFFLPFAFPRHSDSEEEEFGSTFSDFVIQNFLCALHLLLAEELKDKNLTKYLSFLSKKKKPYNWLDLMPRFLAGLMFLQDDPYFCSLSNEDEKQSTKKQKTLLKYIRRLQINSLCPERLLELLCCVYETQNNYLLQHVALRLEPELSFLGMVLTPPDVHVLHSILKRSRKEFSLDLRNSSIDMQGLQALVSLRNVTSFRASLSDTVRLWKSLEQRKDYELLKVSTEKFVLDPFKAKTMKDISDLSDLVEMQEKMMNCVQEASGCTSYEIPAIRNLRKVEFALGPACGLQGLLKLVKILAAFPSLQHLDLDALSENGIGDEGAKSLSEVFPTLTSLETLNLSQNKITDLGAENLAAALPSLSSLKTLSLYNNSICDFGAENLAKVLPAMKSLRVLDVQYNKITGVGAQQLTDSLRKCPHIKNLVMWNPTIPYGVLEHLHQLDSRISV